In Methanosarcina barkeri MS, a single window of DNA contains:
- the htpX gene encoding zinc metalloprotease HtpX, translated as MKRKWERDLGLQGRMIFTMFLLAAVYFLFLVFLSYNGTPTVVMMLFVGSFMAIQYFYSDKLVLWSTGAHIVSESEAPQLHGIITRLCAIADLPKPQVAIVRTQVPNAFATGRNQNNAVVAVTTGIMDKLSPAELEAVIAHELTHVKNRDMAIMTIASFISTLAFYFARYVLYFGDMGGDRKKEGGGVLLVWLVSLAVWAISFLLIRALSRYREYAADRGAAIITGQPSNLASALMKISGVMSKVPREDLRSVEGMNAFFIIPAISGSSIMDLFSTHPSVEKRIAKLEKMQQDLG; from the coding sequence ATGAAACGAAAGTGGGAACGAGATTTGGGACTTCAGGGACGGATGATTTTCACGATGTTTCTTCTGGCAGCAGTTTACTTTTTATTCCTGGTGTTTCTCTCGTACAACGGGACTCCAACAGTGGTCATGATGCTTTTTGTAGGCTCTTTCATGGCCATCCAGTACTTTTACTCAGATAAACTGGTGCTGTGGTCAACCGGAGCACATATCGTTTCTGAAAGCGAAGCCCCACAACTGCATGGGATAATTACGCGGCTCTGCGCAATAGCTGATCTCCCGAAACCGCAGGTGGCGATTGTCAGGACTCAGGTTCCGAATGCTTTTGCAACAGGCCGAAACCAGAACAACGCTGTTGTTGCAGTTACAACAGGAATTATGGACAAACTCTCTCCAGCCGAACTTGAGGCCGTGATTGCTCACGAGCTTACCCATGTCAAGAACAGAGATATGGCTATCATGACAATTGCCAGTTTCATCTCAACTCTGGCTTTTTACTTCGCCCGTTACGTCCTCTACTTTGGAGATATGGGAGGAGACAGGAAAAAAGAAGGTGGAGGCGTTTTGCTTGTCTGGCTAGTTTCACTTGCAGTCTGGGCTATCAGTTTCCTACTTATTCGAGCCCTTTCTCGCTACAGGGAATATGCCGCAGACAGGGGCGCAGCCATTATTACCGGACAACCATCGAACCTTGCATCGGCCTTAATGAAGATAAGCGGAGTCATGTCCAAGGTCCCACGTGAAGACCTCAGGTCAGTAGAGGGAATGAATGCCTTTTTCATAATCCCTGCAATCTCAGGTTCTTCCATAATGGATCTGTTTTCCACTCACCCGTCTGTGGAAAAAAGAATAGCCAAACTTGAAAAGATGCAGCAGGATCTGGGATAA
- the nikR gene encoding nickel-responsive transcriptional regulator NikR — MERKLMRIGVSLPGELLGKSDKALLKRGYSSRSEGIRDAIRTYNQHYEWMQQIKGKRAATISIVYDCSIKGVSSTLASIQHEYLDLINSSVHFHIEPNLCFEVIILQGEGEKIIELTEKIISLKGVKHSRLTTVPEEKIER; from the coding sequence ATGGAAAGGAAGCTTATGAGAATAGGGGTTTCCCTACCTGGAGAACTTCTGGGTAAATCTGACAAAGCTCTTCTGAAGAGAGGATATTCCTCTCGATCTGAGGGGATAAGGGATGCCATAAGAACATATAATCAGCACTATGAGTGGATGCAGCAGATCAAGGGCAAAAGAGCTGCAACGATTTCTATAGTATATGATTGCTCAATAAAAGGGGTATCGAGCACCTTGGCAAGTATTCAGCACGAATACCTGGATCTGATAAATTCCTCAGTGCACTTCCATATTGAGCCAAATTTGTGTTTTGAGGTAATAATTCTGCAGGGAGAAGGGGAGAAAATAATAGAGCTGACTGAAAAAATTATAAGTTTAAAGGGAGTCAAGCACTCTAGGTTAACAACTGTTCCAGAAGAGAAGATTGAAAGGTGA
- a CDS encoding GNAT family N-acetyltransferase → MGTIKIHTRSVGYLMNLKKLLQDTTGNLLVKKWKSIEKGDIVSIEDDMLPEVLRIQAEGFKNGSSEKLIRYSKNSKNIFYVMKSKDEIVGYCVYYLKPAISLKGFEKKSVISSIATDKNFRGRGFAERLLRISTEEMKVNGISSVLLYVNINNLPAIYLYKKIGFRKIKKVKNICGQKESCYEMELRLT, encoded by the coding sequence ATGGGTACTATAAAAATTCACACCCGATCAGTTGGGTACTTGATGAATCTTAAGAAACTACTGCAAGATACTACTGGTAATTTACTGGTAAAAAAATGGAAGTCAATAGAAAAAGGAGATATTGTTTCTATAGAAGACGACATGCTTCCTGAAGTTCTTAGAATCCAGGCCGAAGGATTTAAAAACGGAAGCTCGGAAAAGCTTATAAGATATTCGAAGAATTCAAAAAATATATTTTATGTTATGAAGAGCAAGGATGAAATCGTGGGTTACTGCGTCTACTACCTTAAACCTGCAATTTCCCTCAAAGGTTTTGAGAAAAAATCAGTAATATCCTCAATTGCAACTGACAAAAATTTTAGAGGCCGGGGTTTTGCTGAAAGGTTATTAAGGATCAGTACTGAAGAGATGAAGGTAAACGGAATATCATCCGTTCTCTTATATGTGAATATAAACAATCTTCCTGCGATATATTTATACAAAAAAATAGGCTTTCGGAAAATAAAAAAGGTAAAAAATATATGCGGCCAGAAAGAAAGCTGTTATGAGATGGAACTAAGGCTTACTTAA
- a CDS encoding GNAT family N-acetyltransferase, protein MKDIITNLFIRKWIQIEKKNVVSVEDSMLPEIIRIQSESFGTKSQNGVKRYSKRMKKIFYVTKSYDQVVGYCIYYLKPVLSLKGFKKKSVIYSISIDKDFRRKHHGENLLKESIKEMRLNGISSILLYANTENLPAIKLYEKVGFKKIKEIKDICGSKETCYEMELRIL, encoded by the coding sequence GTGAAGGATATAATAACTAATCTATTTATAAGAAAATGGATACAGATCGAGAAAAAAAACGTTGTATCTGTAGAGGATTCCATGCTTCCTGAAATTATCCGAATTCAGTCCGAAAGTTTTGGAACTAAAAGCCAAAATGGCGTTAAACGATATTCAAAAAGAATGAAAAAGATCTTTTATGTGACAAAAAGCTATGATCAGGTTGTGGGTTACTGCATATATTATTTGAAGCCTGTTCTGTCTCTAAAGGGTTTTAAGAAAAAGTCCGTAATTTATTCAATTTCAATAGATAAGGATTTTAGAAGAAAGCACCATGGAGAGAATTTATTAAAAGAAAGCATTAAAGAAATGAGGTTAAATGGAATATCTTCGATTCTTTTATATGCAAATACGGAAAACCTTCCTGCTATAAAGTTGTATGAAAAAGTGGGCTTCAAGAAAATTAAAGAAATAAAAGATATATGCGGCTCGAAAGAGACATGTTATGAAATGGAATTAAGAATTCTTTAA
- a CDS encoding C39 family peptidase, giving the protein MKLDNKSLNIRKAAFLLSVAGLVILTAIGMPAGASEIKVKNVVPENNTTMLLQVPDVRQSTNYSCGASCFQAVVSYWGGTDMGEGQFIELVNTTLGETERKGTTPSGIVEGAEKMGFRAEIRENLTLDDLRDSINKGIPVIVRLQAWKDENQTWEMNASSHYMVVIGIDSKNVYFEDPWILGNRGYIPHDEFIERWHTFSYESPTADKKTNMIHMGIFISGDKPAQNPGFIHVD; this is encoded by the coding sequence ATGAAACTAGATAATAAGAGTTTGAATATAAGAAAAGCAGCATTTCTTCTAAGCGTTGCTGGTTTGGTAATATTAACAGCTATAGGAATGCCTGCAGGCGCCAGTGAGATCAAAGTTAAAAATGTAGTTCCTGAGAATAACACAACTATGTTGTTACAGGTGCCAGATGTGCGCCAATCCACCAACTACTCGTGTGGGGCTTCATGCTTTCAGGCTGTAGTAAGCTACTGGGGCGGTACAGATATGGGAGAAGGCCAGTTTATTGAGCTCGTCAATACTACTCTTGGAGAGACTGAACGCAAGGGCACCACCCCCAGCGGCATAGTAGAAGGGGCAGAAAAAATGGGGTTTAGAGCTGAGATTAGGGAGAACCTGACACTGGACGATTTAAGAGACTCCATTAATAAGGGCATTCCAGTAATAGTTAGACTTCAGGCCTGGAAGGATGAGAATCAAACTTGGGAAATGAATGCGAGCAGTCACTACATGGTAGTCATAGGCATAGACAGCAAAAATGTGTACTTTGAAGACCCATGGATACTTGGCAACAGAGGGTATATTCCACATGATGAGTTCATAGAACGTTGGCATACTTTCAGTTATGAATCTCCTACAGCTGATAAAAAAACAAATATGATTCATATGGGAATCTTTATCAGTGGAGACAAGCCTGCACAAAATCCTGGTTTCATACACGTGGACTAA
- a CDS encoding pentapeptide repeat-containing protein — protein sequence MYQKVREKYLKIIEFKEVEFKEVEFKEVEFKEVEFKEVEFKEVEFKETESLGKSKV from the coding sequence TTGTATCAAAAAGTTAGAGAAAAGTATTTAAAAATTATAGAGTTTAAGGAAGTAGAGTTTAAGGAAGTAGAGTTTAAGGAAGTAGAGTTTAAGGAAGTAGAGTTTAAGGAAGTAGAGTTTAAGGAAGTAGAGTTTAAGGAAACAGAGAGTTTAGGGAAGTCTAAAGTTTAA
- a CDS encoding peptidylprolyl isomerase: MAIQKGDFIKLNYTGKFEDGRIFDTTDEELAKKEDIFNPRGLYGGDVVIVGANHTIEGLDEDLEGKEVGYNGSVVIPPEKAFGLSDPKLVETLSITKLKDRNVHPGFPVEIDGRRGVVSRVIGRRVTVDFNSPLAGKTVTYEYTIENVLETEVEKIQGLLALYTGLRDMEVETVDGVAKIYIPTGLTFNQRWLMAKNRVASELFKYADLKEVQFIEKITAESETQVPAEAEPEADLKAEPETEESSEPEV; encoded by the coding sequence ATGGCAATCCAGAAAGGCGATTTCATAAAGTTGAACTACACAGGTAAGTTCGAAGACGGCAGGATTTTCGACACAACAGACGAAGAACTTGCAAAAAAGGAGGATATCTTTAATCCGCGCGGGCTTTACGGCGGAGACGTTGTTATTGTCGGGGCAAATCATACTATTGAGGGCCTTGATGAAGATCTTGAGGGAAAGGAAGTCGGCTACAACGGAAGCGTTGTAATCCCTCCAGAAAAGGCTTTTGGCCTGAGCGATCCCAAACTTGTAGAAACACTTTCTATCACGAAACTGAAAGACCGAAATGTTCATCCTGGTTTTCCTGTTGAAATAGACGGCAGAAGAGGAGTTGTCAGCAGGGTTATAGGCCGCAGAGTCACTGTAGACTTTAACAGCCCTCTTGCAGGCAAGACCGTTACCTACGAGTATACCATTGAAAATGTTCTTGAGACTGAAGTTGAGAAAATTCAGGGTCTGCTTGCCCTCTATACCGGCCTCAGGGATATGGAAGTAGAGACTGTTGATGGCGTTGCAAAGATTTATATTCCTACAGGTTTGACCTTCAACCAGCGCTGGCTTATGGCAAAGAATAGGGTTGCATCCGAACTTTTCAAGTATGCTGACCTTAAGGAAGTCCAGTTCATTGAAAAAATTACAGCTGAATCCGAAACTCAGGTACCAGCCGAGGCTGAACCCGAAGCTGACCTCAAAGCTGAACCCGAAACTGAGGAATCCTCAGAGCCGGAAGTCTGA
- the pspAB gene encoding PspA-associated protein PspAB has product MGLRDLVDAVLGKSTLPKAKSEKLFAMSTASITLESNLGLKPSGSAGICFKPIGASAYESTRKEIQELLEYSSKETETDFRLENDEFNFLWAIFKDPDLEDLVANIHLVSETLEERGFGGQLLCAIYRFDSEPEAGKAGRGETVYWIYNFKQGTYYPFVPLSGKQRDSPFEFKLRSEMEREMPIEENVEKWYPLWGIPF; this is encoded by the coding sequence ATGGGTCTTCGCGATTTAGTGGACGCAGTTCTCGGGAAGAGTACGCTTCCAAAAGCAAAAAGTGAGAAACTATTTGCAATGTCTACAGCCAGTATTACTCTGGAAAGCAATCTCGGTTTAAAACCCTCAGGATCGGCAGGGATCTGCTTTAAGCCAATAGGGGCTTCAGCGTATGAATCTACACGAAAAGAAATTCAGGAGCTCCTGGAATACAGTTCAAAGGAAACAGAAACCGATTTCAGGCTGGAAAACGACGAGTTCAATTTCCTGTGGGCTATTTTTAAAGACCCGGATTTAGAAGACCTTGTTGCAAACATTCACCTTGTAAGTGAAACCCTTGAAGAACGCGGCTTTGGCGGGCAGCTTCTCTGTGCTATTTACAGGTTTGACAGCGAACCCGAAGCCGGGAAAGCTGGCCGTGGAGAAACTGTTTACTGGATCTATAATTTTAAGCAGGGAACTTATTATCCCTTTGTCCCGCTTTCCGGCAAGCAGAGAGACAGTCCCTTTGAATTTAAGTTGAGATCGGAAATGGAAAGGGAAATGCCTATCGAAGAAAATGTAGAAAAGTGGTACCCTCTTTGGGGAATTCCATTCTAA
- a CDS encoding thiamine pyrophosphate-binding protein, whose product MKEMNGAEVLVKCLEDLGVKHIFGYTGAAILPVFHALGHSDIEIIVNSNEQSAAFSAAGYSRSSNRVGVAIVTSGPAITNTLTSVADAYEDSIPLLVFAGQVPEYKIGTDSFQHINVKGIFKDATKKVIQLSNGDDIETIVKDAYYFAKSGKPGPVVIDFPLDKQKKKHEYRGMDVTKFEESYHDDRHLTEEQCRAFFKLLLNSKRPLLYLGGGLNSEPGSQAVRELNELFGIPSVNTLMAKSVVDERDELNLGMLGMFGTPYANMLIQENDFFFAIGVRWDDRVAEKIGFAIGTDIAYIDINPEKMHQIKIERSPKFTFMGDAATALRDLLNYAVKHNIHLDIREWQMRARDLKRSWPLDYNRKSEYIQAAEVISMLVNYIDENTKITTGVGNHQMLAAQYLPMYCPKSFMTSGSFGTMGFSMPTAIGVHYANPHSGVIAIDGDGSLRMNLGELHTIASLDLPIKILMLNNRSDGMVQNLQDADYEGTRIGTQRPKDVNFAEIARSFGFSYAERISSKNDLKVKMEAFMNAEGPCFLEACTDREEILYPKVPAGGSYKDMILGPYIKSI is encoded by the coding sequence ATGAAAGAAATGAATGGAGCAGAAGTCCTGGTTAAGTGTCTGGAGGACCTTGGTGTCAAACACATCTTTGGCTATACGGGAGCGGCAATACTTCCGGTATTTCATGCCCTCGGGCATAGTGATATTGAGATTATAGTCAATTCCAACGAGCAATCGGCAGCATTCAGCGCAGCAGGTTATTCACGGTCGAGCAACAGGGTCGGTGTAGCCATAGTCACATCCGGACCTGCCATTACTAACACGCTCACCAGCGTTGCTGACGCATATGAGGACAGCATCCCCCTGCTTGTATTTGCAGGGCAGGTCCCTGAGTATAAGATAGGCACCGATTCCTTCCAGCACATTAACGTCAAAGGCATCTTTAAGGATGCAACCAAGAAGGTCATACAGCTCTCAAATGGTGATGACATCGAAACCATAGTGAAGGATGCCTATTACTTTGCAAAGTCTGGAAAACCCGGGCCTGTAGTCATAGATTTCCCTCTTGACAAGCAGAAGAAAAAACATGAGTATCGTGGTATGGATGTCACAAAGTTTGAGGAAAGTTATCACGATGACAGGCACCTGACTGAAGAACAATGCAGAGCCTTTTTTAAGCTGTTGCTCAACTCAAAAAGACCCCTGCTCTACCTTGGAGGCGGCCTGAACTCGGAGCCCGGAAGCCAGGCCGTCAGGGAATTAAATGAGCTTTTCGGAATACCTTCTGTCAACACACTCATGGCAAAGAGTGTTGTTGACGAAAGGGATGAGCTGAACCTGGGAATGTTGGGAATGTTCGGTACACCATACGCGAACATGCTCATACAGGAAAACGACTTCTTCTTTGCTATCGGGGTAAGATGGGATGACCGGGTTGCGGAAAAGATTGGGTTTGCAATAGGTACCGACATAGCTTACATTGATATCAATCCTGAGAAAATGCATCAGATAAAAATCGAGCGCAGCCCGAAATTCACATTCATGGGGGATGCTGCCACAGCGCTCCGAGACCTGCTGAACTATGCTGTGAAGCATAACATCCATCTGGATATTCGGGAATGGCAGATGCGTGCAAGAGACCTGAAAAGGTCGTGGCCTCTGGATTACAACAGGAAATCCGAATACATACAAGCTGCTGAGGTCATTTCAATGCTTGTAAACTACATTGATGAAAATACAAAGATAACCACTGGTGTAGGCAATCATCAGATGCTCGCAGCACAGTATCTGCCAATGTACTGCCCCAAATCTTTCATGACTTCTGGCTCTTTCGGCACAATGGGATTTTCCATGCCCACTGCAATCGGTGTACATTATGCGAACCCACATTCAGGAGTCATAGCAATCGATGGTGACGGCAGTCTGAGGATGAATCTGGGTGAACTGCATACTATCGCATCGCTGGACCTTCCAATCAAGATACTTATGCTGAACAACAGAAGCGATGGTATGGTCCAGAACTTGCAGGATGCGGATTATGAAGGAACACGCATAGGAACACAAAGGCCAAAAGATGTGAATTTTGCAGAGATTGCAAGGTCATTTGGTTTCAGTTACGCAGAGAGGATAAGCAGCAAAAATGATTTGAAAGTGAAAATGGAAGCATTTATGAATGCAGAGGGACCTTGCTTCTTGGAAGCTTGCACGGACAGGGAAGAGATCCTATATCCGAAGGTTCCGGCAGGGGGATCTTATAAAGATATGATTCTTGGCCCTTACATTAAATCAATTTGA
- a CDS encoding IS5 family transposase, which yields MLEQKKEYISADYRDFVELIDLMSNIKEKLDLDKVPHYTILQKFVSRIPSSLFNLILSKTLKLFYSHGENASITAIDATGFTSSYASHYYSRRTGKLLRSFLKTSIAVDTDKKVILGWKISQKTDHDVKHAKALIRQSNKSRKSECYVLDKEYDSEKIHVLIREEIKADSIIPVRKRKRKKVRGKYRRKLYLNFGKIKYNKRNIAETTFSVVKRKFGEVLRARKFYNQVKELKIKLIVYNINKKAVKIVCIKLRISTEPENLYFKA from the coding sequence GTGCTGGAGCAAAAGAAAGAGTATATAAGCGCAGACTATCGTGATTTTGTAGAACTTATTGACCTTATGAGTAATATAAAAGAAAAACTTGACCTTGATAAGGTTCCTCATTACACTATTCTTCAAAAGTTTGTATCCAGAATTCCGTCCTCATTGTTTAACCTAATTTTATCAAAAACTCTAAAACTATTTTATTCACATGGAGAAAATGCTTCTATTACAGCAATTGATGCAACTGGGTTTACGAGTTCTTATGCAAGTCATTATTACTCACGAAGAACAGGGAAGCTCCTAAGGAGCTTCCTGAAAACTTCAATAGCAGTAGATACAGATAAAAAGGTGATATTAGGATGGAAAATCAGTCAAAAAACAGATCATGATGTCAAACATGCAAAAGCTCTGATAAGACAATCAAATAAGTCAAGAAAATCTGAATGTTACGTCCTAGATAAGGAGTATGATTCTGAAAAAATTCATGTTCTAATTAGAGAAGAAATTAAAGCAGATTCAATTATACCTGTAAGAAAAAGAAAGAGGAAGAAAGTAAGAGGAAAATACAGAAGAAAGCTATATTTGAACTTTGGTAAAATCAAATATAATAAAAGGAACATAGCGGAAACAACGTTCTCTGTTGTCAAAAGGAAGTTTGGAGAAGTACTGAGAGCAAGAAAGTTCTATAATCAAGTCAAAGAACTAAAAATTAAACTGATAGTGTACAATATAAATAAAAAAG
- a CDS encoding vWA domain-containing protein — translation MEVAKLLNPALKQIFYADMLEGKLLSYQLLGKHYTGLPHIKPRGPMIALVDTSGSMHVAPQTLEKSAILAMAKLMLAQQRDMKVILFASTSQHLEIELSSRKKMSERFLNFLLYTFGGGTDFNTVLASGLKSLKEKDFRGAYLLFITDSKSEISDEFVLARWEEAKKKYNAKVYSLIVERSGAGGLSQISDYTYMVEMDQDFDGSGGIVKLINCKTQEAD, via the coding sequence ATGGAAGTAGCAAAACTCCTTAACCCCGCTTTGAAGCAAATATTCTATGCTGATATGCTTGAAGGAAAGCTCCTGAGCTACCAGCTGCTCGGCAAACACTATACCGGTCTTCCTCACATAAAACCAAGAGGGCCCATGATTGCGCTTGTTGATACATCTGGTTCCATGCATGTGGCTCCCCAGACCCTTGAGAAGTCTGCCATACTTGCAATGGCAAAGCTGATGCTTGCCCAGCAGCGGGACATGAAGGTCATCCTTTTTGCCTCAACAAGCCAGCACCTGGAAATAGAGCTCAGCAGCAGGAAAAAGATGTCAGAAAGATTTCTTAACTTCCTTCTCTACACTTTTGGTGGCGGGACGGACTTTAATACCGTGCTTGCTTCAGGTCTTAAGTCCCTTAAGGAAAAGGACTTTCGGGGTGCATACCTGCTTTTCATTACTGACAGCAAGTCAGAAATCTCCGACGAATTTGTCCTGGCTCGCTGGGAAGAGGCAAAAAAGAAGTATAATGCAAAGGTTTATTCACTGATAGTCGAAAGAAGCGGGGCAGGAGGGCTTTCGCAGATATCGGATTATACATATATGGTTGAAATGGATCAGGATTTTGATGGCAGTGGAGGAATAGTGAAACTGATAAATTGCAAGACTCAAGAAGCTGATTAA
- a CDS encoding IS701 family transposase — MDINPPKCTDIDYINFLIAASNVFSCTEAARCYPDIANAPSHDAFTRCLQRQPPDTEALWEEVKSYVKLKGGYLIVDDSTLDKPYAEEIAFVRRMWSGKHHRTVKGIGLVTLVWTDGTTVIPIDFRIYNIDVDDKTKNDHFRDMLDKAEERGFNPKFVLFDTWYASVKNLKAIRQKEWHFLTRLKNNRLVNPDNKGNVPLETVDIPPKGRVVHLKAYGFVKVFRIVSKNGDTQHWVTDVQEMDEAKREDLAKKSWKIEEYHRGIKQFCGVEKCQARKEESQRAHIMFSLRAFLRLELQRIKSGISWFESAMKIRRVAVTEYLRNPQYTLN, encoded by the coding sequence ATGGACATAAATCCACCTAAGTGTACCGACATTGACTACATTAATTTTCTCATTGCGGCTTCTAACGTTTTTAGCTGTACTGAAGCTGCTAGATGTTATCCAGACATAGCTAATGCTCCTTCTCATGATGCTTTTACTCGTTGCCTTCAAAGGCAACCTCCAGACACGGAAGCACTATGGGAGGAAGTAAAAAGTTATGTCAAGCTTAAGGGAGGATACCTAATTGTTGATGATTCAACATTAGATAAACCATACGCAGAAGAAATTGCTTTTGTTCGTCGTATGTGGAGTGGAAAACATCATCGTACTGTAAAGGGAATAGGCCTGGTTACCTTAGTTTGGACTGACGGTACAACCGTTATACCTATCGATTTTCGAATTTATAACATCGATGTAGACGACAAAACAAAGAATGACCATTTCCGTGATATGCTTGACAAGGCCGAAGAACGTGGTTTTAATCCCAAATTCGTTTTATTTGATACATGGTATGCAAGTGTGAAAAACCTTAAAGCCATTAGACAGAAAGAGTGGCATTTCCTTACAAGATTGAAAAATAATCGTTTGGTAAATCCTGACAACAAGGGAAATGTGCCACTTGAAACAGTAGATATTCCTCCAAAAGGACGTGTGGTTCACCTCAAAGCATATGGATTTGTAAAGGTGTTTAGGATAGTTTCAAAAAATGGAGACACGCAACACTGGGTTACAGATGTGCAAGAGATGGATGAAGCAAAACGTGAAGATTTGGCAAAGAAGTCATGGAAAATTGAGGAATATCATAGGGGAATAAAACAGTTCTGTGGTGTCGAAAAATGTCAGGCAAGAAAGGAAGAATCACAAAGAGCACATATAATGTTCTCATTAAGAGCTTTTCTTAGACTGGAATTACAAAGAATCAAAAGTGGAATATCCTGGTTTGAAAGTGCTATGAAAATTAGAAGAGTGGCAGTGACAGAATACTTAAGGAATCCCCAATACACGTTAAATTAA
- a CDS encoding calcium/sodium antiporter, which yields MPVINILIFLGGLVLLVKGSDLFVLTSSRIARRFGVSEFVIGLTLVSVGTSVPELASSLTASFQQASGIVMGNILGSNIANIGLIASTAALLTNIKTEEVMLRRDGYIMLFASVLLFLFMLDFEISRLEALIFILFYLAYLLFLLDKVKRHEEEIYFKDFMIYFFKFEYLFDLKSRIKPQVQERGKRNRNSEDTKKGTLKTGKRAQKKHESESEIEMRTKYESESKIEMGTKNEPITELRTKSKTEPEYYDIDIDVTEEKLYKASLLIEFLKLIASGAAIIIGAKYFVEQAVFFALLLEVPETLIGISLVAVGTSVPELMVTISAARSDYAGIALGNVIGSNIANTLLILGCAGLVHPIMVTSLSIYYIAPFMLMMSFLLILFIRTGWRVKQFEGLILLLLYLSFMVLILRLG from the coding sequence GTGCCTGTAATTAATATCCTTATATTTCTTGGCGGGCTCGTACTGCTCGTAAAAGGATCAGACCTCTTTGTACTAACATCATCCCGGATTGCAAGAAGGTTTGGAGTATCCGAATTTGTAATAGGATTAACTCTTGTGTCCGTGGGCACATCAGTACCTGAGCTTGCCTCCTCTCTGACGGCATCTTTCCAGCAAGCAAGCGGGATAGTTATGGGCAATATACTTGGGTCAAATATTGCCAACATAGGCCTGATTGCAAGTACGGCCGCCCTCCTGACAAATATCAAGACCGAAGAGGTTATGCTGAGAAGGGACGGCTATATAATGCTATTTGCCTCTGTTCTCCTCTTTCTTTTTATGCTTGACTTCGAAATTTCGAGGTTAGAAGCCTTAATTTTTATTTTATTTTATCTTGCCTATCTTTTATTCCTGCTCGATAAAGTGAAAAGACACGAAGAAGAGATATATTTTAAAGATTTTATGATTTATTTTTTCAAATTCGAGTATCTTTTCGATCTGAAATCAAGAATTAAACCCCAGGTCCAGGAACGCGGAAAAAGAAATCGAAACTCTGAAGACACAAAAAAAGGCACCTTGAAAACAGGAAAAAGAGCTCAAAAGAAACACGAAAGTGAATCCGAAATTGAAATGAGAACTAAATACGAAAGCGAATCCAAAATTGAAATGGGAACTAAAAACGAACCGATAACTGAATTGAGAACCAAATCAAAAACAGAGCCCGAATATTATGATATTGACATCGACGTTACAGAAGAAAAACTTTACAAAGCCAGCCTTTTAATAGAATTTCTCAAGCTTATAGCAAGCGGGGCTGCAATCATAATTGGGGCAAAGTATTTTGTCGAACAGGCAGTCTTCTTTGCTCTGCTGCTGGAAGTTCCGGAGACACTTATCGGAATAAGCCTTGTTGCGGTTGGGACTTCAGTTCCCGAACTCATGGTAACCATCTCGGCAGCCCGGAGTGATTATGCTGGCATTGCTCTTGGAAATGTCATAGGGTCAAACATTGCAAATACTCTTTTGATACTGGGCTGCGCAGGGCTTGTCCACCCTATCATGGTAACCAGCCTCAGCATTTACTACATAGCGCCTTTTATGCTGATGATGAGCTTCCTGCTTATCTTATTTATACGAACGGGATGGAGAGTCAAACAGTTCGAAGGACTTATCCTGCTCCTTCTCTATCTGAGTTTCATGGTCCTGATCCTCCGTCTGGGGTAA